Proteins from a genomic interval of Microbacterium abyssi:
- a CDS encoding DedA family protein, with the protein MDAGAENLNAIAAWAVTLMETLGGFGAGVAIALENLFPPLPSEIILPLAGFTAAQGTLGLVEVLIWTTVGSVVGALALYGIGAWLGRRRMYAIVERMPLLKTEDVERTEAWFEKHGSKAVFFGRMIPIFRSLISIPAGIERMPLLRFTLLTTAGSAIWNTIFVLAGFYLGANWHIVEDYAGIFQKVVIAVVAIAVVAWIVMRVRQMRRSKASAEETVSVD; encoded by the coding sequence ATGGATGCCGGAGCCGAGAACCTCAACGCCATCGCGGCGTGGGCCGTGACCCTCATGGAGACCCTCGGCGGCTTCGGTGCCGGCGTCGCCATCGCCCTGGAGAACCTGTTCCCGCCGCTGCCGAGCGAGATCATCCTGCCGCTGGCCGGATTCACCGCCGCGCAGGGCACGCTCGGTCTCGTCGAGGTGCTGATCTGGACCACCGTCGGCTCGGTCGTCGGCGCGCTCGCGCTGTACGGCATCGGCGCGTGGCTCGGCCGACGCCGCATGTACGCGATCGTCGAGCGGATGCCGCTGCTGAAGACCGAGGACGTCGAACGCACCGAGGCCTGGTTCGAGAAGCACGGGTCGAAGGCGGTGTTCTTCGGCCGCATGATCCCGATCTTCCGCAGCCTCATCTCGATCCCTGCGGGAATCGAGCGGATGCCGTTGCTGAGGTTCACGCTGCTGACCACGGCCGGCAGCGCCATCTGGAACACGATCTTCGTGCTCGCCGGCTTCTACCTCGGCGCGAACTGGCACATCGTCGAGGACTACGCCGGAATCTTCCAGAAGGTGGTCATCGCCGTAGTGGCCATCGCGGTCGTCGCCTGGATTGTCATGCGCGTACGCCAGATGCGTCGCAGCAAGGCGTCGGCCGAAGAGACCGTCAGCGTCGACTGA
- a CDS encoding DUF1801 domain-containing protein: protein MTKQDAGGFSAEERRAMKERAAELKADAKRAKGAEKAAAEEAELLAKIAQMPDGDREMAERVHRIVTSVAPDLAPKLYYGQPGYARGGKPVVFFRSGQMDKERYSTFGVSVQAALDEPSGFWPTSYALIDPTEEAWEQLSEIVRRAAGSGE from the coding sequence ATGACGAAGCAGGACGCCGGCGGGTTCTCCGCCGAGGAGCGCAGGGCGATGAAGGAGCGCGCGGCCGAGCTCAAAGCAGACGCGAAGCGGGCGAAGGGCGCCGAGAAGGCCGCCGCGGAGGAGGCGGAGCTCCTCGCGAAGATCGCGCAGATGCCGGACGGCGACCGCGAGATGGCCGAACGCGTGCACAGGATCGTCACGAGCGTCGCTCCCGATCTCGCACCGAAGCTCTACTACGGCCAGCCCGGGTATGCCCGCGGCGGGAAGCCGGTGGTGTTCTTCCGCAGCGGTCAGATGGACAAGGAGCGCTATTCGACGTTCGGGGTGAGCGTCCAGGCCGCCCTCGATGAGCCGAGCGGGTTCTGGCCGACCTCGTACGCGCTCATCGACCCGACCGAGGAAGCCTGGGAACAGCTGAGCGAGATCGTACGGCGCGCAGCCGGATCGGGGGAGTAG
- a CDS encoding CYTH domain-containing protein, whose amino-acid sequence MTEGARTVEVERKYDVDADTPLPAWTGIEQVDAVSSGELRELDARYFDTEHAELARAGVAVRRRTGGPDAGWHIKGPREGDGRLEIAWPLSADDTIPDAVADALARWTTAPLTPLARIENSRTAYRLTGPDGVIAEFVDDRVRATDLRQPDPSDNPVQREWREWEVELGPAAPTDDTGRDALFAAVEAVVFAAGARPAASDSKLARALGH is encoded by the coding sequence ATGACTGAGGGCGCCCGGACCGTCGAGGTCGAGCGCAAGTACGACGTCGACGCCGATACGCCCCTGCCCGCATGGACCGGGATCGAGCAGGTCGATGCCGTCAGCTCCGGCGAGCTGCGCGAACTGGATGCCCGCTACTTCGACACGGAACACGCAGAGCTCGCCCGTGCGGGTGTCGCGGTTCGCCGCCGCACCGGCGGGCCGGATGCCGGCTGGCACATCAAGGGCCCGCGCGAGGGCGACGGACGTCTCGAGATCGCCTGGCCGTTGAGTGCTGACGACACGATTCCGGATGCCGTCGCCGATGCCCTCGCCAGGTGGACGACCGCACCTCTGACGCCCCTCGCGCGCATCGAGAACAGCCGCACCGCATACCGGCTCACCGGGCCGGACGGCGTCATCGCCGAGTTCGTCGACGACCGGGTCCGCGCCACTGACCTGCGGCAACCCGATCCTTCGGACAACCCGGTGCAGAGGGAATGGCGGGAGTGGGAGGTCGAGCTGGGGCCGGCCGCCCCGACGGACGACACCGGTCGTGACGCGCTCTTCGCCGCGGTCGAAGCCGTCGTCTTCGCCGCAGGCGCCCGCCCGGCGGCATCCGATTCCAAACTCGCACGTGCACTGGGTCATTGA
- a CDS encoding DNA polymerase Y family protein gives MSAPPRHLVLWLPDWPVRAALGAPPGDEPVAVVQANTVVACSASARAQGVRRGQRRRLAQTCSPGLRILSADPLQEQRMFLPVLRLLEELVPGVQPLRPGLIALRARGAARYYGGEEQAAQHLIDALAEHTHPGSRAGVADGLFTAEQAARLADPVRVVPPGGSRDLLAPLPVQVLADEQITALLTKLGVRTLADFAALEVAHVRDRLGERGVRLHDLAAGADSRPLTPQKPEPQLAREIVFDSPLAQAEQVAFAVRQTADAVTAALAGLSQVCTEVRIDLTDDDGGVSSRVWMHPTSFEASDLVDRVRWQLEGMAAAFAETERVGAGILEVRITPTRVDDSAHHQPGLFGQGPEQRLHHAVSRVQALLGHRGVVTPQVTGGRRLAERQLFQPWGDKTPHERDAASPWPGSLPPPHPSEVFVPPVPARVTAADGTAPTVDERGALSAPPAVIEDAPVLSWAGPWPLRERAWDAGRSRTAQRFQIVDESQRAWLVLWEDGAWWAEGRYR, from the coding sequence ATGAGCGCCCCTCCCCGTCATCTCGTGCTGTGGCTGCCGGACTGGCCGGTGCGCGCGGCACTCGGTGCACCACCCGGAGATGAGCCCGTCGCCGTAGTGCAGGCGAACACCGTCGTCGCCTGCTCGGCATCCGCCAGGGCGCAGGGAGTGCGGCGCGGTCAACGTCGCCGGCTCGCGCAGACCTGTTCCCCCGGCCTGAGGATCCTTTCCGCCGATCCGCTGCAGGAGCAGCGGATGTTCCTGCCCGTGCTCCGCCTGCTCGAAGAGCTGGTGCCGGGAGTGCAGCCTCTGCGTCCGGGGCTGATCGCGCTGCGGGCTCGCGGCGCCGCCCGCTACTACGGCGGCGAAGAGCAGGCAGCGCAGCATCTCATCGACGCGCTCGCCGAACATACCCACCCGGGTTCCCGCGCGGGCGTCGCCGACGGGCTGTTCACCGCCGAGCAGGCGGCGCGCCTGGCCGATCCGGTGCGCGTGGTCCCTCCCGGCGGTTCGCGTGATCTTCTCGCGCCGCTTCCCGTCCAGGTGCTGGCCGATGAGCAGATCACGGCGCTGCTGACGAAGCTCGGCGTGCGCACCTTGGCCGATTTCGCCGCGCTCGAGGTCGCCCACGTCCGCGACCGGCTCGGTGAGAGAGGCGTGCGGCTGCACGATCTGGCCGCCGGTGCCGATTCGCGGCCGCTGACACCGCAGAAACCCGAACCGCAGCTCGCGCGGGAGATCGTGTTCGACAGTCCCCTGGCGCAAGCAGAGCAGGTGGCCTTCGCTGTACGCCAGACAGCGGATGCCGTCACCGCGGCTCTCGCCGGGCTCTCGCAGGTGTGCACCGAAGTGCGCATCGACCTCACCGACGACGACGGGGGCGTCTCTTCGCGGGTCTGGATGCATCCGACCTCGTTCGAGGCGAGCGATCTGGTCGACCGGGTGCGGTGGCAGCTCGAGGGGATGGCGGCCGCGTTCGCCGAGACCGAGCGGGTCGGTGCGGGCATCCTCGAGGTGCGGATCACGCCGACTCGGGTCGACGACAGCGCACATCATCAGCCCGGGCTGTTCGGGCAGGGTCCGGAGCAGCGCCTTCACCATGCGGTATCACGAGTCCAGGCGCTGCTCGGGCATCGCGGCGTGGTCACCCCGCAGGTCACCGGAGGGCGCCGGCTCGCCGAGCGGCAGCTGTTCCAGCCGTGGGGCGACAAGACTCCGCACGAGCGCGATGCGGCTTCGCCCTGGCCCGGGAGCCTTCCGCCCCCGCATCCCTCCGAGGTTTTCGTCCCGCCGGTGCCCGCCAGGGTGACGGCCGCCGACGGCACCGCCCCGACCGTGGACGAGCGCGGCGCGCTGTCCGCACCCCCCGCCGTGATCGAAGACGCGCCCGTGCTCAGCTGGGCGGGCCCCTGGCCGCTGCGGGAGCGGGCGTGGGATGCCGGCCGCTCCCGCACGGCGCAGCGGTTCCAGATCGTCGACGAGTCCCAGCGCGCATGGCTCGTGCTGTGGGAGGACGGTGCCTGGTGGGCCGAGGGGAGGTATCGCTGA
- a CDS encoding alpha/beta fold hydrolase, with amino-acid sequence MVHLSETLDRPGATLHYEDTGGGGDAVVFTHGAGVDHAMFDAQFDAVRDAGFRAVTWDMRGHGMSALDDGVRFRVEDALDDLAALITHLGFPRSTLVGHSLGGNLVQEIARRDRTQAGHLVIVDSTWNAGPLTRMERFGLRIAAPSLAMIPASRLPRLMATASATTPAAIEYAHRCFARMPKPVFLDVWRATVSLVDPDPGHRSTVPLTLIRGAADRTGNIATAMPRWAAAERIEEQVIPGAGHIAPMDAPDAVTEAILAALR; translated from the coding sequence ATGGTGCACCTGTCCGAGACGCTCGACCGCCCCGGTGCCACCCTGCACTATGAAGACACCGGAGGCGGCGGCGATGCCGTGGTCTTCACGCACGGCGCCGGCGTCGACCATGCGATGTTCGATGCGCAGTTCGACGCCGTCCGCGATGCCGGGTTCCGCGCGGTCACCTGGGACATGCGCGGTCACGGCATGTCAGCCCTCGATGACGGCGTCCGTTTCCGCGTCGAGGACGCCCTCGACGATCTCGCCGCGCTGATCACGCACCTCGGATTCCCCCGCTCGACGCTTGTCGGACACTCCCTCGGCGGCAACCTCGTGCAGGAGATCGCCCGGCGCGACCGCACGCAGGCCGGCCACCTGGTGATCGTCGACTCGACCTGGAACGCTGGACCGCTCACCCGGATGGAGCGGTTCGGACTGCGCATCGCCGCGCCGTCGCTGGCGATGATCCCCGCCTCCCGGTTGCCGAGGCTCATGGCGACGGCATCCGCCACCACTCCGGCCGCGATCGAGTACGCTCACCGCTGCTTCGCGCGGATGCCGAAACCCGTCTTCCTCGACGTCTGGCGCGCGACGGTGTCACTGGTCGACCCGGATCCCGGCCACCGCTCGACGGTTCCGCTGACCCTCATCCGCGGCGCGGCAGACCGCACAGGGAACATCGCGACGGCCATGCCCCGCTGGGCTGCGGCCGAGCGCATCGAGGAGCAGGTGATCCCCGGCGCCGGCCACATCGCGCCGATGGATGCACCGGATGCCGTCACAGAGGCGATCCTCGCCGCGCTGCGCTGA
- a CDS encoding type III polyketide synthase — MSRSATLRSLQTIVPGTELRQEEVRDVFAAQPDLGRLAKRIVTASFNGSGIDTRYTVLDELSFSSTVESPQFFDRKSGALLSPGTKTRNEIYVREAWKLYVDAARQSLESDPDITAADITHVITVSCTGFYAPGPDYEIVRALGLPDSVERYHFGFMGCYASMPALRAAGQFCAANPDAVVLVVSVELCTLHLRSSEDPDMIVATSLFADGAAAGLVTARAFDSAVPGFALDRFHTGIIPEGKQDMAWMIGDEGFEMVLSTAVPQLIGDHITDALRPLYAGEAALASAFDDGTIGNEVTHWAIHPGGRSILDRVEEKLALTEDQLRPAREVLRQYGNMSSATVLFVLRRILEQEGARDGDRVAAMAFGPGLTAEAALMTVVAPT; from the coding sequence ATGAGTCGCTCCGCCACACTTCGCTCCCTGCAGACGATCGTTCCCGGCACCGAGCTGAGGCAGGAGGAGGTGCGGGACGTCTTCGCCGCCCAGCCGGATCTCGGCAGATTGGCCAAGCGCATCGTGACGGCGTCGTTCAACGGCTCCGGCATCGACACCCGCTACACCGTGCTCGACGAACTGTCCTTCTCCTCGACGGTGGAATCACCGCAGTTCTTCGACCGGAAGAGCGGAGCCCTGCTGTCGCCCGGGACGAAGACGCGCAACGAGATCTACGTCCGCGAGGCGTGGAAGCTCTACGTCGATGCCGCACGGCAGAGCCTCGAGTCCGACCCGGACATCACCGCCGCCGACATCACCCATGTGATCACCGTCTCGTGCACCGGGTTCTACGCGCCGGGTCCCGACTACGAGATCGTGCGTGCCCTCGGGCTACCGGACAGCGTGGAGCGCTACCACTTCGGGTTCATGGGATGCTACGCGTCGATGCCCGCGCTGCGGGCAGCCGGCCAGTTCTGCGCGGCGAACCCGGATGCCGTGGTCCTCGTGGTCAGCGTCGAGCTGTGCACCCTGCACCTGCGCTCCTCCGAGGACCCGGACATGATCGTGGCCACCTCGCTGTTCGCCGACGGCGCCGCCGCCGGTCTCGTCACCGCGCGCGCGTTCGACTCCGCCGTCCCCGGCTTCGCACTGGACCGGTTCCACACCGGGATCATCCCGGAGGGCAAGCAGGACATGGCCTGGATGATCGGCGACGAGGGCTTCGAGATGGTTCTGTCGACCGCGGTGCCGCAACTCATCGGGGACCACATCACAGACGCCCTCCGCCCGCTCTACGCCGGAGAGGCCGCACTGGCCTCTGCGTTCGATGACGGGACGATCGGGAACGAGGTGACGCACTGGGCGATCCATCCCGGTGGGCGCAGCATCCTGGACCGCGTCGAGGAGAAGCTGGCACTCACCGAAGACCAGCTCCGCCCCGCCCGTGAGGTGCTCCGGCAGTACGGCAACATGTCCAGCGCGACCGTTCTGTTCGTGCTCCGGCGGATCCTCGAGCAGGAGGGCGCACGTGACGGCGATCGGGTGGCCGCAATGGCCTTCGGACCGGGACTGACCGCCGAGGCCGCGCTCATGACCGTCGTCGCGCCGACCTGA
- a CDS encoding error-prone DNA polymerase, whose translation MGWHNPAMPWKELERTLSGRPAPEPSPSRPDPGPVSRRRAKASPPQITPPENAVPYAELHAHTSYSFLDGASPPEELIAEAARLGLTALAITDHDGFYGAARFAEAADLMGTPLQTIFGAELSLDLPSPQGGVPDPVGEHLLVLARGMDGYHRLAGSITRAQLRGGEKGRPVYDIDDLAASAGGQWTILTGCRKGGVRQGLSRGDAATPLRRLVDLFGNDSVAVELFDHGDPQDSRRNDALADLAASHRLPVVATNNVHYSAPRRAGLAEAVAAVRAVRSMDDLDGWLPSHGSAHLRSGAEMTERFRRYPGAISHGLAIAEESAFELRRARPALPRQKVPEGHTPMTWLRHLVWEAVPARYPRLDDDGRARIERELNVIDDKDFPGYFLIVHGIVTEAKRRGILCQGRGSAAASAVCYLLGITAVDPILYGLPFERFLASTREEEPDIDVDFDSGRREEIIQWVYEEYGRECAAQVANVIQYRPKNAVRDMARALGYSPGQQDAWSRQVDGWGADLMPADGHDIPETVLEYAGEVLKAPRHLGIHSGGMVLTARPVGEVVPVEHARMDKRTVIQWDKDDAAWMGLVKFDLLGLGMLAALQNCFDLVSAATGERWMLETIPKEEEAVYDMLCRADSIGVFQVESRAQIGLLPRLQPRRFYDLAIQIALIRPGPIQGGAVHPFVRRKMGMDEVTYPHPKLKSVLERTKGIPVFQEQLIQMATTIGDCTADEADTLRRAMGSKRGLERIDSIREKLYAGMARNGLSAEQSDRIYEQIQAFSHFGFAESHSLSFALLVYASSWLKLHYPAAFLAGLLNAQPMGFYSASTLTADARRHGVQVRRPDLHASAASAALEALDDSAGIVGPTGLGSCAVYDQPTPGEFDRDAPDESVAHRRDGAFAVRLGIGSVRGIGTPMAERIVAERETHGPYRDLHDLVRRTDATAAQLEALASAGAFECLGLSRREAVWLAGAAAEDRARYLPGTTVSVQPPLFTDQSSYELLSSDLSTTGVSVDDHPMTHFRAALDDRGVLTAGQLRDHEVGRRIEVAGLVTHRQRPATAAGVTFLNLEDEHGLVNVVCSAGVWGRYRRIARDSPALIVRGMLERSPEGVINVLADAFQDLRTGIEHRSRDFR comes from the coding sequence ATGGGCTGGCACAACCCGGCGATGCCGTGGAAGGAGCTCGAACGCACCCTCAGCGGGCGCCCCGCTCCCGAACCGTCGCCGTCCAGACCGGACCCGGGGCCGGTCAGCAGGCGCCGTGCGAAGGCATCGCCACCGCAGATCACACCTCCCGAGAACGCTGTGCCCTATGCAGAGCTGCACGCGCACACTTCGTACTCCTTCCTCGACGGGGCCTCCCCGCCGGAGGAGCTGATCGCCGAGGCCGCCAGGCTCGGTCTCACCGCGCTCGCGATCACCGATCACGATGGGTTCTACGGCGCCGCCCGGTTCGCGGAGGCCGCGGATCTCATGGGGACTCCGCTGCAGACGATCTTCGGCGCCGAGCTGTCGCTGGATCTGCCTTCTCCGCAAGGCGGTGTGCCCGACCCGGTCGGCGAGCATCTGCTCGTGCTCGCCCGCGGCATGGACGGCTACCACCGGCTCGCAGGCTCCATCACCAGAGCGCAGCTGCGCGGAGGCGAGAAGGGGCGCCCGGTCTACGACATCGACGATCTCGCGGCGAGCGCAGGCGGGCAATGGACGATCCTCACCGGCTGCCGCAAGGGCGGCGTCCGTCAGGGGCTGTCCAGAGGGGATGCCGCGACACCGCTGCGACGCCTCGTCGACCTGTTCGGGAACGACAGCGTGGCCGTGGAGCTGTTCGACCACGGCGATCCGCAGGACTCGCGCCGCAACGACGCCCTGGCCGATCTCGCGGCATCCCACCGGCTCCCCGTCGTGGCGACCAACAACGTGCACTACTCGGCACCCCGGCGTGCCGGTCTCGCCGAGGCGGTCGCGGCGGTGCGCGCGGTGCGCAGCATGGACGACCTCGACGGCTGGCTGCCCTCGCACGGATCGGCGCATCTGCGCAGCGGGGCCGAGATGACCGAGCGGTTCCGCCGCTACCCCGGTGCGATCTCGCACGGGCTCGCCATCGCCGAGGAGTCGGCGTTCGAGCTGCGCCGCGCCCGCCCCGCCCTGCCACGACAGAAGGTCCCGGAGGGGCACACGCCGATGACCTGGCTGCGGCATCTGGTGTGGGAGGCCGTGCCCGCCCGCTACCCCCGTCTCGACGACGACGGCCGGGCGCGGATCGAACGCGAGCTGAACGTGATCGACGATAAGGACTTCCCCGGCTACTTCCTCATCGTGCACGGCATCGTCACCGAGGCGAAGCGCCGCGGCATCCTCTGCCAGGGCCGGGGATCGGCGGCGGCGAGCGCGGTCTGCTATCTGCTGGGCATCACCGCCGTCGACCCGATCCTGTACGGCCTGCCGTTCGAACGCTTCCTCGCCAGCACGCGCGAGGAGGAGCCCGACATCGATGTGGACTTCGACTCCGGCCGGCGCGAGGAGATCATCCAGTGGGTCTATGAAGAGTACGGCCGCGAGTGCGCTGCGCAGGTGGCGAACGTCATCCAGTACCGTCCGAAGAACGCCGTGCGCGACATGGCGAGGGCGCTGGGCTACTCCCCCGGCCAGCAGGACGCCTGGTCGCGTCAGGTCGACGGCTGGGGCGCAGACCTGATGCCCGCGGACGGCCATGACATCCCCGAGACGGTGCTGGAGTACGCCGGCGAGGTGCTGAAGGCGCCTCGGCATCTCGGCATCCATTCCGGCGGCATGGTGCTCACCGCGCGCCCGGTGGGCGAGGTCGTGCCCGTCGAGCATGCCCGCATGGACAAGCGCACCGTCATCCAGTGGGACAAGGACGATGCCGCGTGGATGGGCCTGGTGAAGTTCGACCTGCTGGGGCTCGGCATGCTCGCCGCCCTGCAGAACTGCTTCGATCTCGTCTCCGCGGCGACCGGCGAGAGATGGATGCTGGAGACGATCCCCAAGGAGGAAGAAGCGGTCTACGACATGCTGTGCCGGGCCGACTCGATCGGAGTGTTCCAGGTCGAATCCCGTGCGCAGATCGGGCTGCTGCCACGTCTGCAGCCGCGGCGCTTCTACGATCTCGCCATCCAGATCGCTCTCATCCGCCCCGGCCCGATCCAGGGCGGCGCCGTGCATCCGTTCGTGCGGCGCAAGATGGGGATGGACGAGGTGACCTACCCGCACCCCAAGCTGAAATCGGTTCTGGAGCGCACGAAGGGCATCCCGGTGTTCCAGGAGCAGCTCATCCAGATGGCGACGACGATCGGCGACTGCACCGCCGACGAGGCGGACACCCTGCGGCGGGCCATGGGCTCCAAGCGCGGGCTGGAGAGGATCGACAGCATCCGCGAGAAGCTGTACGCCGGCATGGCGCGGAACGGCCTGTCCGCCGAGCAGTCCGATCGCATCTACGAGCAGATCCAGGCGTTCTCGCACTTCGGGTTCGCCGAATCGCACTCGCTGTCGTTCGCGCTGCTGGTCTATGCCAGCTCGTGGCTGAAGCTGCACTATCCGGCCGCGTTCCTCGCCGGGCTCCTGAACGCGCAGCCGATGGGGTTCTATTCGGCATCCACACTCACCGCCGACGCCCGCCGGCACGGCGTGCAGGTGCGGCGTCCGGATCTGCACGCCTCGGCGGCGTCGGCGGCGCTGGAGGCTCTGGACGATTCCGCAGGGATCGTCGGCCCCACCGGGCTCGGCTCCTGCGCCGTGTACGACCAGCCGACACCTGGCGAGTTCGACCGGGATGCACCGGACGAGTCGGTGGCGCATCGCCGTGATGGCGCGTTCGCCGTCCGGCTCGGGATCGGCAGCGTCCGCGGCATCGGCACGCCGATGGCGGAGCGCATCGTCGCGGAGCGCGAGACGCACGGTCCCTACCGGGATCTGCATGATCTGGTGCGTCGCACGGATGCCACGGCCGCTCAGCTGGAGGCACTCGCGTCCGCCGGGGCCTTCGAATGCCTCGGGCTGAGCAGACGCGAGGCGGTCTGGCTCGCAGGCGCTGCCGCAGAGGATCGCGCCCGGTACCTTCCCGGCACGACCGTATCGGTGCAGCCGCCGCTGTTCACCGATCAGAGCAGCTATGAGCTGCTGTCCTCAGATCTGTCGACCACCGGCGTCTCGGTCGACGACCATCCGATGACGCACTTCCGTGCGGCGCTGGACGATCGCGGCGTGCTCACCGCCGGGCAGCTGCGCGACCACGAGGTCGGCAGGCGCATCGAGGTGGCGGGGCTCGTCACCCACCGGCAGCGACCGGCGACGGCGGCCGGGGTCACCTTCCTCAATCTCGAGGACGAGCACGGCCTGGTCAACGTGGTCTGCTCGGCGGGGGTCTGGGGCCGCTACCGCCGGATCGCCAGAGACTCCCCAGCGCTGATCGTGCGCGGCATGCTGGAGCGCTCGCCCGAGGGCGTGATCAACGTGCTCGCGGATGCCTTCCAGGATCTGCGCACCGGGATCGAGCATCGCTCCCGTGACTTCAGATGA
- a CDS encoding helix-turn-helix transcriptional regulator, whose protein sequence is MAEANDRADITVMRRVRDRIDREFAHPLNVEDLARGVHMSAGHLSREFRRIYGEPPYAYLMTRRIERAMTLLRRGDLTVTEICFAVGFSSLGTFSTRFSELVGVSPSAYRDDPSRSVEGIPPCLAKQVTRPVRNREAQAAASA, encoded by the coding sequence ATGGCGGAAGCGAACGATCGGGCCGACATCACTGTCATGCGCCGTGTGCGCGACCGTATCGACCGGGAATTCGCGCACCCGCTGAACGTCGAAGACCTGGCGCGCGGCGTGCACATGTCGGCCGGTCACCTGAGCCGTGAGTTCCGGAGGATCTACGGCGAGCCACCCTACGCCTATCTCATGACCAGGCGGATCGAACGGGCGATGACGCTGCTGCGCCGCGGCGATCTCACCGTCACAGAGATCTGCTTCGCCGTCGGGTTCTCGTCGCTCGGCACGTTCAGCACGCGGTTCTCCGAACTCGTCGGGGTGTCGCCGAGTGCGTACCGCGACGATCCATCCCGTTCGGTCGAGGGGATCCCGCCGTGCCTGGCAAAGCAGGTCACCAGACCGGTCAGGAATCGAGAAGCGCAGGCGGCGGCATCCGCCTAG
- a CDS encoding response regulator — protein MAIARLHGGPLDGQIVPLGDADEKLIVPYSETQVVYNRRGDAQKTGSDDGPTEIDYWFDEALEGLTSNDD, from the coding sequence ATGGCAATCGCACGACTCCACGGTGGCCCGCTGGACGGGCAGATCGTCCCCCTGGGGGACGCCGATGAGAAGCTCATCGTCCCCTACAGCGAGACGCAGGTGGTCTACAACCGCCGCGGCGACGCGCAGAAAACGGGTTCCGACGACGGCCCCACCGAGATCGACTACTGGTTCGACGAGGCGCTCGAAGGTCTGACCAGCAACGATGACTGA
- a CDS encoding prepilin peptidase has translation MPSISPYEVAVVVVHAGLAGIGIWLLAIDARTHRLPNRIVLPTLAASLGLAGIDALVTQRSGPLIGALAGMLILGGFYAVLRGVSRGGIGGGDVKLAALIGLVLGWNGWQVLAVGAASAFVLGAFYALALMVFRRANRSTRIAFGPWMIIGAVLGIAIG, from the coding sequence ATGCCGTCCATCTCCCCGTACGAGGTCGCAGTCGTCGTCGTGCATGCGGGGCTGGCGGGGATCGGCATCTGGCTGCTGGCGATCGATGCGCGCACCCACAGGCTCCCGAACCGGATCGTGCTGCCAACCCTCGCGGCATCCCTCGGCCTGGCCGGGATAGACGCGCTGGTCACGCAGCGCAGCGGCCCGCTGATCGGAGCGCTGGCGGGAATGCTGATCCTCGGCGGCTTCTACGCGGTGCTCCGCGGAGTGAGCCGAGGCGGGATCGGCGGGGGAGACGTGAAGCTCGCCGCCCTCATCGGGCTGGTGCTGGGCTGGAACGGCTGGCAGGTGCTGGCGGTGGGCGCGGCATCCGCCTTCGTCCTCGGCGCGTTCTACGCACTCGCGCTCATGGTGTTCAGGCGCGCGAACAGGTCCACCCGCATCGCATTCGGGCCCTGGATGATCATCGGTGCGGTTCTCGGCATCGCCATCGGGTGA
- a CDS encoding methyltransferase domain-containing protein, translated as MVDLSSRAVDARELMDDPDADLRMLQRTYERFPLVNAVVSRWRAVYRRDIRPRARRGPIRLLDVGAGGGDVSRAIAGWARRDALSVAVTALDADARAIRWAQERGGGVEYRRAYTGELVAAGERFDIVVSNHLLHHLTEEELPALLEDSVALAADDGLVLHRDIARSRFAYWGFAAGTLPFTRNLLADSFIRDDGLTSIRRAYAPGEIAEVVAPGWQVRQAFPARLELRWEAWDARP; from the coding sequence ATGGTCGATCTCTCATCCCGCGCGGTCGACGCGCGGGAGCTGATGGATGATCCGGATGCGGACCTCCGGATGCTGCAGCGGACATATGAGCGCTTCCCGCTCGTCAACGCCGTCGTCTCCCGGTGGCGCGCCGTGTACCGTCGCGACATCCGCCCGCGGGCCAGGCGCGGGCCGATCCGGCTGCTCGACGTCGGCGCAGGGGGCGGCGACGTGTCACGGGCGATCGCAGGGTGGGCACGCCGCGATGCGCTGTCGGTGGCCGTCACGGCACTGGATGCCGATGCGCGGGCGATCCGCTGGGCGCAGGAGCGCGGCGGCGGGGTGGAATACCGCCGCGCCTACACGGGTGAACTGGTCGCTGCGGGAGAGCGCTTCGACATCGTGGTCTCCAATCATCTGCTGCACCACCTGACTGAAGAGGAGCTGCCCGCGCTGCTGGAGGATTCCGTCGCGCTCGCCGCGGACGACGGGCTCGTCCTGCATCGCGACATCGCTCGCAGCCGCTTCGCGTACTGGGGATTCGCCGCCGGAACCCTGCCGTTCACGAGGAATCTGCTCGCGGACTCCTTCATCCGAGATGACGGGCTCACCAGCATCCGCCGCGCGTACGCGCCCGGCGAGATCGCAGAGGTCGTCGCGCCGGGCTGGCAGGTTCGCCAGGCGTTCCCCGCACGGCTCGAGCTGCGATGGGAGGCGTGGGATGCCCGACCATGA